One genomic segment of Trichocoleus sp. includes these proteins:
- a CDS encoding ATP-binding protein: protein MKLQQFLKDKALPLQIVLVVPFVLQIFGAVGLVGYLSFKNGQRAVADLADQIIDRTSNVVSEHLKSYLAVPQTLNQINADAIRRGILDIRDRETVGRYFWDQMQASDLTYIGIGLTTGEGIGAARYDGKTISIDDWTANLPNNVTTYATDKQGNRTQITARWDYDNSNESWYTQPIAAAKPIWAKTITGNYPTGPYIAASASRPIYDAQNRLLGMIAIDIHLLKLSDFLRNLNINQSGQVFLVDRNGTLIANSGQEKPFALINEKVQRLQAIDSPNPVVQSIAKHIQSSNGFQLIDKDTDFQLEVQGEQHFVDVTPWHDQYGLDWLMVTSVPEDAFMAQINTNTRTTIALCFGALAVALAMGLLTSRWITRPVLRLNQASEAMASGDLDQTVETSSIRELNTLSSSFNHMTGRLSELFTALEQNKEELEDRVEERTSELKQTLQELQRTQSQVIQSEKMSSLGQLVAGVAHEINNPVNFIHGNIAHMQEYTEDLLGLVQLYQQYNPHPAPEIKTVSEDIDLEFLQDDLPKMLASMRLGTERIRQIVLSLRNFSRMDEAEFKVVSIHEGIDSTLLILQHRLKARPERPEIEIIKDYAVLPPIECYAGQLNQVFMNILVNSIDAIEENNAKRSYQELQEKPSRITIRTSLIDAAWIEVSIADNGVGIPKEIQQRIFDPFFTTKALGKGTGMGMSISYQIVTEKHNGKLECFSTPGEGTEFIIQLPLRQQIRLDG from the coding sequence ATGAAACTCCAGCAGTTCCTCAAAGATAAGGCACTTCCGTTACAGATTGTCCTCGTTGTTCCCTTTGTACTCCAGATTTTTGGAGCTGTTGGGCTCGTTGGTTATTTGTCCTTCAAAAACGGTCAGAGAGCAGTTGCTGATTTAGCAGACCAGATTATTGATCGCACTAGCAATGTTGTCAGCGAACACCTGAAGTCCTATCTTGCTGTTCCTCAAACGCTAAATCAGATTAATGCAGATGCCATCCGAAGAGGAATACTGGATATACGCGATCGTGAAACAGTTGGTAGGTATTTTTGGGACCAGATGCAGGCGTCTGACCTGACTTACATTGGGATTGGGCTGACCACAGGTGAGGGAATCGGGGCTGCTCGTTACGATGGTAAAACAATCTCCATTGATGACTGGACTGCCAATCTGCCCAACAACGTTACCACCTACGCAACGGATAAGCAGGGCAACCGAACTCAGATCACTGCTCGTTGGGATTATGATAATTCTAACGAATCCTGGTATACCCAGCCCATTGCTGCCGCTAAACCCATTTGGGCAAAAACCATCACAGGAAATTATCCTACAGGTCCTTACATTGCTGCTTCTGCCAGCCGCCCTATCTACGATGCCCAGAATCGTCTGCTCGGCATGATTGCAATCGACATTCACCTGCTGAAGCTGAGCGACTTTCTACGCAACTTGAATATTAATCAATCTGGGCAGGTGTTTCTTGTGGATCGGAACGGCACCCTGATCGCTAACTCTGGTCAAGAAAAGCCTTTTGCCCTCATTAATGAGAAAGTTCAGCGGTTGCAGGCGATCGATAGCCCCAATCCCGTTGTCCAATCCATTGCCAAACACATCCAAAGCTCCAACGGGTTTCAGTTAATTGATAAAGATACAGACTTTCAGCTTGAGGTGCAGGGAGAACAACATTTTGTCGATGTTACCCCTTGGCACGACCAATATGGCTTGGATTGGTTAATGGTCACAAGTGTGCCCGAAGACGCATTTATGGCACAAATTAACACGAATACCCGTACCACGATCGCGCTCTGTTTCGGAGCTTTGGCTGTTGCCTTGGCGATGGGCCTATTAACCTCTCGTTGGATTACTCGTCCAGTCCTTCGCCTCAATCAAGCCAGTGAAGCAATGGCATCTGGCGATTTAGATCAAACCGTAGAAACAAGCAGTATTCGGGAACTTAATACTCTGTCCAGTTCCTTCAATCACATGACAGGACGGCTGAGCGAGTTGTTCACTGCCTTAGAGCAAAACAAAGAAGAATTGGAAGACCGGGTTGAAGAACGCACCTCTGAACTCAAACAGACATTGCAGGAATTGCAGCGCACTCAATCCCAAGTCATTCAAAGCGAAAAAATGTCGAGTTTGGGGCAGTTGGTCGCAGGCGTAGCTCACGAAATCAATAATCCGGTCAACTTCATTCATGGCAACATTGCCCATATGCAGGAGTATACCGAGGATTTATTAGGGCTTGTGCAGTTGTATCAACAATATAATCCTCATCCTGCTCCTGAAATTAAAACCGTTTCTGAAGATATTGATCTGGAATTTTTGCAAGACGATCTGCCGAAAATGTTGGCTTCTATGAGACTCGGCACCGAACGCATTCGTCAAATTGTGCTGTCGTTGCGGAACTTCTCCCGCATGGATGAAGCTGAATTCAAGGTAGTTAGTATACACGAAGGGATAGACAGCACCCTGCTCATTCTGCAACACCGCCTCAAAGCCAGACCTGAAAGACCAGAAATTGAGATTATCAAAGACTATGCTGTACTACCGCCGATAGAATGCTATGCCGGACAGCTCAACCAGGTATTTATGAATATCTTGGTGAACTCCATTGATGCAATAGAAGAGAACAATGCCAAGCGCAGTTATCAGGAACTTCAGGAGAAACCAAGTCGAATTACAATCCGGACATCTCTAATTGATGCAGCGTGGATAGAAGTATCGATCGCTGATAATGGAGTTGGTATTCCTAAAGAGATTCAACAGCGAATATTTGATCCTTTCTTCACTACTAAAGCACTTGGAAAAGGCACCGGGATGGGGATGTCCATTAGTTATCAAATCGTCACTGAGAAACATAACGGCAAATTAGAGTGCTTCTCAACTCCTGGCGAAGGAACCGAATTTATTATTCAGCTTCCTCTTCGGCAACAGATCCGTCTTGACGGCTAG
- a CDS encoding alpha-mannosidase produces the protein MPTASSQPANRLGRAIDRLRQLTQLDLQTQWRFCEADLPIDAATQAQTWETWKTASLNDRDHIAWEKGQRVLWLGQQLTIPVALQDYPLAGMTLRLALIWWAEAAQVFVNGKLVQEGDLFDCQTRILLSPNVTPGETIDLAIRLVSPGHDNGALVRSICIYEQPDRRLDPCPEPGFVADELAVLQIYLSQFAPNQLAAVEAAIDSIPWEEQNNRSKFDQAMMQVRQRLQPLSDLIKQRTIYLLGHAHLDLAWLWAIDDTWEAAQRTFQSVLSLQKDFPNLIFGHSTPALYDWIETNRPDLFTAIQAQVKTGRWEVIAGLWVEPELNLISGESLVRQVLYGQRYVREKFGQVSKIAWLPDSFGFCWQLPQILKQGGVAYFVTQKLRWNDTTQFPHEVFEWQAPDGSQIFSLNSAPIGEGIDPVKMANYAAQWETQTKAQISLWLPGVGDHGGGPSRDMLELVDRWQHSPFFPKLEFQTALEFLQDLENGTQQRATEQGRPAEKETGEREEELLTHDQFPTTNFPIWNSELYLEFHRGCYTTHADQKRSNRLSERLLYEAELFASIATLLAQVPYPQQDIESAWKQVLFNQFHDILPGSAIPEVFIEANLMWQSVIASAENLTQQALQSIAAQITLPSAPHPAAQPIVVFNSLNWERSHLVTLEIPASSQTHWQVQDLQGNPIDFYSHSGRSNPTGKCLTFQANHIPAIGYCCFWLIPSSSFVPHSSFLSLVLENEFLTVSIDPQTGDLSQIFDKQNQRQVLCGAGNQLQAFVDQGQYWDAWNIDPEYAKQPLPAAELVEIRSIAQNSLETRIQVIRKIGQSTFWQTYVLQQGSPVLTIETEVDWQERHTLVKAAFPLNLESDFATCEIPFGAIDRPTRPRSDREKAQWEVPALNWADLSDGTYGVSILSDCKHGYDSQPNQLRLTLLRGSEWPNPDADRGWHKFTYAIYPHAESWQSARTVRRGYELTHPLRALILDVQNTQSIPQSASAAPLPAIGQFLILEGENLILSALKQSETDPMQWVVRCYEAHGKPTDLTWQSSGLLFTHALDPQTAQLANLLEDPICPIDPDSIPIAPWKIITLSFQQKPLLNPTDSIH, from the coding sequence ATGCCGACTGCCTCAAGCCAACCCGCTAATCGTCTGGGAAGGGCGATCGATCGCCTCCGTCAACTGACCCAACTGGATCTCCAGACGCAATGGCGATTTTGTGAGGCAGACTTACCCATTGACGCAGCAACTCAGGCTCAGACCTGGGAAACCTGGAAAACTGCAAGCTTGAACGATCGAGATCACATTGCCTGGGAGAAAGGACAGCGGGTGCTGTGGTTGGGTCAGCAGTTAACGATTCCGGTCGCGTTGCAAGATTATCCGTTGGCAGGAATGACGTTACGGCTGGCATTAATTTGGTGGGCAGAAGCAGCGCAGGTTTTTGTCAACGGAAAACTGGTACAAGAAGGCGATTTGTTTGATTGTCAGACCAGAATTTTGCTCAGTCCAAATGTGACGCCTGGAGAGACGATCGACCTTGCCATTCGCCTCGTCAGTCCCGGACATGACAATGGTGCGTTAGTGCGTTCGATTTGTATTTATGAACAGCCCGATCGCCGCCTTGACCCCTGCCCCGAACCCGGATTTGTTGCAGATGAATTGGCAGTATTACAGATTTATCTCAGCCAATTTGCACCCAACCAATTAGCGGCAGTGGAAGCTGCGATCGACTCGATTCCCTGGGAGGAACAGAACAATCGATCGAAGTTTGATCAGGCAATGATGCAGGTGCGGCAACGGCTTCAGCCATTGAGCGATCTGATTAAGCAGCGCACCATTTATCTACTTGGACATGCTCACTTAGATCTGGCATGGCTCTGGGCGATCGATGACACCTGGGAGGCGGCACAACGCACGTTTCAGTCGGTGCTTTCGCTGCAAAAAGACTTTCCTAACTTGATTTTTGGTCACTCCACGCCTGCACTTTATGACTGGATTGAGACAAACCGCCCCGATCTCTTTACCGCAATTCAAGCCCAAGTCAAAACAGGACGTTGGGAAGTGATTGCTGGCTTGTGGGTTGAGCCAGAGCTAAACCTGATTAGCGGTGAATCTTTGGTGCGTCAGGTGCTTTATGGACAGCGATATGTCCGAGAGAAGTTCGGTCAGGTTAGCAAAATTGCCTGGTTGCCGGATAGCTTCGGTTTTTGCTGGCAGTTGCCCCAAATCTTAAAGCAAGGGGGAGTCGCCTATTTTGTCACCCAAAAGCTGCGCTGGAACGACACAACACAGTTTCCCCATGAGGTTTTTGAGTGGCAGGCTCCCGATGGCAGCCAAATTTTTAGCCTCAACTCTGCCCCAATCGGTGAAGGGATTGACCCCGTTAAAATGGCAAATTATGCCGCTCAATGGGAAACCCAAACCAAAGCGCAAATCTCACTCTGGCTGCCTGGTGTTGGCGATCATGGTGGCGGACCCAGCCGCGATATGCTCGAACTGGTCGATCGCTGGCAACATTCTCCCTTTTTCCCAAAGCTAGAGTTTCAGACGGCTCTAGAGTTTTTGCAAGATCTGGAGAACGGGACGCAGCAAAGAGCCACAGAGCAAGGAAGACCCGCTGAGAAGGAGACAGGGGAAAGGGAAGAAGAACTCCTAACCCATGATCAATTCCCCACAACCAATTTTCCCATTTGGAACAGCGAACTCTATTTAGAATTTCATCGCGGCTGCTACACGACTCATGCAGACCAGAAACGATCGAACCGCTTGAGTGAGCGATTGCTGTATGAAGCAGAACTGTTTGCCTCGATCGCCACACTGCTGGCTCAAGTTCCTTATCCGCAGCAGGACATTGAGTCTGCCTGGAAGCAGGTTTTGTTTAATCAGTTTCACGATATTTTGCCCGGTTCAGCAATTCCAGAGGTTTTCATTGAAGCAAATCTGATGTGGCAGTCTGTGATTGCTAGTGCAGAAAATTTGACTCAGCAAGCCCTGCAATCGATCGCTGCCCAGATCACGCTTCCCTCAGCCCCTCATCCCGCAGCCCAACCGATCGTCGTTTTCAATTCTTTGAACTGGGAACGATCGCACCTCGTCACTCTAGAAATTCCAGCATCCAGTCAAACTCATTGGCAAGTGCAAGACCTGCAAGGAAACCCGATCGATTTCTACAGCCACTCTGGTCGCTCTAATCCAACAGGCAAATGCCTCACGTTCCAAGCAAACCATATCCCGGCGATCGGCTATTGCTGCTTCTGGCTCATCCCTTCCTCATCGTTTGTCCCGCATTCCTCATTCCTTTCCCTCGTTCTGGAAAATGAGTTTCTCACGGTTTCGATCGACCCACAAACCGGAGATTTGAGCCAAATTTTTGATAAGCAGAACCAGCGGCAGGTGCTTTGTGGAGCGGGCAATCAGCTTCAAGCTTTTGTTGATCAGGGTCAATATTGGGATGCCTGGAATATCGATCCGGAGTATGCGAAGCAGCCTTTACCAGCCGCGGAATTAGTGGAAATTCGATCGATCGCTCAGAACAGCCTGGAAACGCGAATTCAGGTGATCCGCAAAATTGGGCAATCGACTTTCTGGCAGACCTATGTGCTTCAGCAAGGTTCTCCAGTGCTGACAATCGAAACAGAGGTGGACTGGCAAGAGCGGCATACCTTAGTCAAGGCAGCTTTTCCACTCAATCTAGAATCCGACTTTGCCACTTGCGAAATTCCGTTTGGAGCGATCGATCGTCCAACTCGTCCTCGAAGCGATCGAGAAAAAGCACAGTGGGAAGTCCCTGCTTTGAATTGGGCTGATCTGAGCGACGGAACCTATGGCGTAAGCATTCTCAGCGATTGTAAACATGGGTATGACAGCCAACCCAACCAACTCCGCCTAACCTTACTTAGAGGCTCAGAATGGCCGAACCCGGACGCCGATCGCGGCTGGCACAAATTCACTTATGCGATTTATCCTCATGCAGAAAGCTGGCAATCGGCTCGGACAGTCAGGCGCGGCTATGAACTCACTCATCCGCTGCGAGCCTTGATTCTTGATGTTCAGAATACTCAGTCAATTCCACAATCAGCTTCAGCAGCCCCATTACCTGCGATCGGGCAATTCCTCATCTTGGAAGGGGAAAATTTGATCCTCAGTGCTCTGAAGCAGTCTGAAACCGACCCGATGCAGTGGGTTGTGCGCTGTTATGAAGCTCATGGCAAACCTACAGATCTGACCTGGCAATCTTCGGGGCTACTCTTCACCCATGCCCTCGATCCACAAACTGCCCAACTCGCGAATCTGCTGGAAGATCCGATTTGTCCGATCGATCCTGATTCAATCCCGATCGCTCCCTGGAAAATTATCACCCTCAGCTTTCAACAAAAGCCCCTCTTAAACCCAACAGACTCAATTCACTAA
- a CDS encoding nuclease-related domain-containing protein, with product MPLVCQVATGILDRNLICIPNKEPMPKAIRQAGQNIRELAVRRRVKAIASFTSAGLVLLSPVFLVRIFENFLKQISSLNFSQPQPSFNLPLTFYAFFVIVACGLVAKGAFWWKRANHADQGAKGEEETAQEILQLEQEGWQVEYGMRLSNQLGDVDIVCISPQNKAYVIDVKSHKGEVITDGKQLHRRMGRTTYPFEKNFLAQAMKQALQVKKQNGLSFVTPIVAFSNAKVLVPTGKLQNVYVVEKMRLVSLLKSLG from the coding sequence TTGCCGTTAGTTTGCCAAGTAGCGACGGGCATTCTTGATAGAAACCTTATCTGCATTCCAAATAAAGAACCGATGCCTAAAGCAATCCGTCAAGCGGGACAAAATATTCGTGAACTAGCAGTCAGGAGACGAGTTAAGGCGATCGCTTCTTTTACCTCAGCAGGATTAGTTCTCCTCTCTCCTGTTTTTTTGGTCAGGATTTTCGAGAATTTTCTGAAACAAATCTCTTCCCTCAACTTCTCTCAACCCCAACCTTCGTTCAATCTGCCGCTTACTTTCTATGCATTTTTCGTGATTGTTGCTTGTGGCTTAGTCGCCAAAGGAGCTTTTTGGTGGAAACGAGCGAATCATGCCGATCAGGGAGCGAAGGGTGAGGAAGAGACGGCTCAGGAAATATTGCAGTTAGAGCAAGAGGGTTGGCAAGTTGAGTACGGGATGCGTTTAAGCAATCAATTAGGGGATGTTGATATTGTTTGTATTTCTCCTCAAAACAAAGCTTATGTGATTGATGTCAAGTCACATAAAGGGGAAGTAATAACAGATGGAAAGCAGCTACATCGACGTATGGGAAGGACAACTTACCCATTTGAAAAAAACTTTCTTGCTCAAGCCATGAAACAAGCTTTACAAGTCAAAAAACAAAATGGCTTGAGTTTTGTAACTCCGATCGTGGCTTTTTCTAATGCTAAAGTTTTGGTTCCAACTGGCAAGCTACAAAACGTATATGTAGTTGAAAAAATGAGACTGGTATCACTTCTAAAATCCCTCGGTTAG